The genomic interval catTCAGCCTGTCCAGAGATGCGTCGCGAATGCGCATGACCTTGTCTGCAGAGGGAAGTATTtcagaggaaacagcgagtCTCCCAgactcttctgtctcttcgaccTTTCCTCTCACGCCAGAAGCGATGCCTGGAGTGTGGGATCGACGGCCATTCGTTCGCGACGTCGAGGATGAATCTGCGCAAATCTCCGCTCCTCCGTTAGACCGACCCTTTTCCGTCCCTCTGCTGTGATTCCGGAAACTCTGCGAGCACGCGacgttttcgtttcctctctctgtctcgctgccgTCTGCCAAAAGCCTCGCAGCTTCCCCCCCAGTTCCGAAAGACAACGGGGCTGCGACAGCGAGCGAGCCGCCTTCCTGGAGCTCCGTTTGTCGGCCTTGACTGTCCCactgctgctttctctctgccctctgtTCCGCCGaggtctgcttcttcctcgggaTCTCCAGATTCCTCCCCTCAGCGTTCAGAGGGTCGGCGGGGAGCGCGTCTTCGTTCGTGCAGCCGGAGCTGTCGCGTCGCCAGAGAGGCTCGCCGGAGCCTCTTCGGAAAACGTGGAGGAAGCCTCCATGGCAAAAGGCGCACTCGCTGTCCTCCCAGTCAAtggtttttctgtctcgcctctccattCGCCGGCCGCGCTGCGTAGAGAGCACGCCGTCGCTCGAGTGGTCCAACGCGGGTGCGTCGCATGCCGGACAGACCCCGGCgagatctgcatgcagcgtctcgtggggtgtacatacaccccggGAGCTCGGGggagtctctctgctctctcgagaagcggaagagaggaaggacggcGAGTCGCAGCGAGacgtggaggcgaaggagaaggccggagagaaagctgcgacagacgcagaagagcacgagggagaagagcgacgactTCCGCGTTCGGCCGAGGCAGGACAAGGGGACTCCGGAGCGctggaaggagacacggtTCGCGTCCGAAGCCCCGACGCCCGACCCTCTGGAGACAACTCGCGGCATGAACTGGTAgagcttctctcctgtcctcgacctttcctcgtcgcttccccGCGCTCTCCCATCTCTCGGCATTCGCGGCCGTTCGTACGGTTCCTTTCCTGCCGGATCCGTCCATCCCAGGCATCCTCCGGTTCCACGACTCTATCGTCGCTCGCAGACTCTCCTGGGGTGCGCGTACACCGTGGAGAGCCCGCTGGGCTGTACGGCCACCTCACTGTGCCGCGCCGCGCCCTTTGCGGCGCCTCATTCTCAAGAAAACACCCCAGCCGCATGTCTCGACAGTTggagaaaagggggagaaacgcagccgCTTTCAAGGAAACCAAGttctgcgagagaagcgaaaccaAACGACAAGGTGGGCCTTCCACCGCTGCCGCTTCCAGCGCGTCCAGTCCCGAATGCAAAAGAGGTCGAGAGGCTCTCTGGACAAAACCGACAGGCAGCGAAAGCGACACcggagcagagacaggagactgCGGAAGGACAACCGACCGAGGTGAGCTGACAGGGCGAGAGGAATGAGCAGAAGACGGCCAAGGACGAAGATCTGCTTTAAATGCGGAAGGGGAAAGCAGAGAATCCGAGatcggaggagacagggctCGAGCCGCTGCGAAGCTCGACGCAACTGCAGCGGAAAGCGACGCGCCGCTGTAGGCCTCCAGGACGCGCCGCTCTGCATCAAAGAGAGGCGCCCTAAGTCtgcggaaaagaaaacagagaaacgctcgaagctggagaaggcggaagcgacaagcagacgagacggagaggtgGTGACAGCGAAGAATGCAGCAACGGAAAGGAGACGCTTAGGACTTCCCCcctgagagacagagacggagaagaagcgaaaaaaaggacgGAGGTCGTAgcgagggaaagatgaagacgaaaacTGCGCGATACGTGGAGCTGAGTGTCAGCGCAAAAGAACTCACATTTGTACAACATTTGtagagaacaaagaagaaggcgagggcgagaagggaTTGCAGTTATAAGCATACCTCTCGCAGGGGTCGTACAGTTCAGCAAATTTGTTTTGATGCACTCGATCTTTGGAGAGTTTTGGAACAGCCTGCCCCGCCGTCGGCTGTGCCGTTTCTTCGTGGGTGACTCTCGCCTGTCCTGgggcgtctcctcctcgcaTTTCTCCTGTTTGCGTTGGCCTCTCTTCACCGTCTGCTTTGGCCACAGAGTCTGCAGCGGGTCTGTTCCTTCCTTCGCATACGACGTCGACTCGCGTCTCCCCACACTCAGTTGCGTatgcagcttcttctgcagtctcCTTCGCGCGGCCTGGCCAGGCGTCTTCTCGGCTGAGAGAGCGACTGACCTCTTCGACGATGGTCGACACGAGCTGCGGGGAGAGCGCGCCTGGCCAGGTCGACAGAAACGACGaagcatgcgtttcttcgaaCTCCGTCGTTTGGTCTCCTCCATTCGCGGACTCTCGTCGACGTACTCCCTTCGCCTGCTGCCGAGACGCCGAGAAGACAGGGTCAGAcgtcgctgtttcttcgccttcagaTGGTCTCTCTTCCAGCCTGGCTTCGCCGAAAAACTCGTCCTCATCCATCAGATCAATCCTCTCAGcggctgcgtcgccttcggaGGAACGCAGGAGAAAGTAATGCCCTTCCTTGTCGGCGCTTCCTCGATCCtccagaagcgaaggagctCCCTGGGCAGGAGTCTCGCCGACGCTCCCTCCCTCGgtgggagacacagagacagggagaggaaaTGTCGGCGATACAgacgacgacgcagagggtacagaagctgaggaagatgaagagacagaggctgaaaaaggagaagaagaagtgacagaagctgaggaagaagaagagacagaggctgaaaaaggagaagaagaagaagagacagaatcTGAGGCACAggatagagagagaacgtGAGGACTCATAAGGGGGGTCGCGGAGTCCTTTTGAATCTCGGCatgcgacggagaagagaacgaggagggaGACTGTGAAGCAGCGActggaaaagaggaagaaggaaaggaggaaggatAGAACGGATCAGGAGATCCGTTGGGCTCCACCCAACAGACAGATCGTGTTACAGCGGGTTCCTGGCGAtgagacgcatgcaggcggaAGCGCTTGGAGAAACAGGCTGTGGAAAAAATTCAGAGACATGTCACTGAGCCTCAAGGTATCTCGTCTTCATCGACGACTTGATTCCGAAGCACGACATCGAAACAGACTGCTTCTCTTGAGAGTCCTTGGCCTCATCCTTCTCCTGCCCTCAACAATTCCTCAACACACGGGGGAAGGCGCTCTTCCCTACAAGCCTAGAACCTGACGCTacactgtctccgcttctcgtttctctctccctctccgtaTATAAaatgtatctatctatctatctatctatatatatatatatatatatatttgtctTTATACAGATACACGTAtgaatttatatatacatatatatatatatatatgaatttCGTTTTCTCAGCATGTAAAAGAGAATGGCCGCCGTCTGGATGACGCATGACGCCATTCCGATGTCTTGCCTTTCCGGGAGGATTTCCTTAGAGGCAGCCCCACACGGCAGAGCccagtctccttccttcagATGTCTCTCCCAACATCATACCGGATTGCCTTCGCTCTTTCGGTCAGCACTGAGGGAAGGACAAATGCGTGCAGCAAACAGTCTGGCTCTTGATGTCTCCTTTACCATTTCAACTTACAGCGAGCTGTGCGGTGAGTCACTCTCCAGAGATCAGCCTGATGTTGATGAAAAAGCGTCCTGTCGATCGCTTGCTGGTGCTGTCCCCTAGCCACAGCCTGGCAACAGCGGCCCTGCCGATTCCAGACTGAAACACTGGCTCCGCCGTCCAGAAGCTGCTGCACCACCTTCACAttccctgcatgcgctgcagaACAAAGAAACGGATACTAAAAAGTACACAagtgcatgtatatatatatatatatagacatactTATAATTATACGTGTACCaactgcatatatatatatatatatatatataaactTCCGACGGCGCTTGCGGGAATGTCTGAACTGTCTAGCCAAGTGTATGTATACCTGAGTTCGTGACTGTGGCATTCATCAAACGAGAAGTAGTCCCCGTGTGTCCGCCTGCCGCCTTTTTCAATCCACCTGAAACTTCCGTCCTtccatttatatatatatatatatatatgtatgtatatttacaCCTGAATGCAGCGACATAGCTGCTGACATATATTGGTATGTCCTCGAGTTCATGTATACGAAAGTCCGAATACatggatatatgtatatgtgtgtatgtgtagaGAGGAACCACAAGTTGGTCGACGCGCTGAGGCGTCGCAACATGTCATGAGCAGTTTTGGATGCTGGAAATCTTCTTCACTTGACTGGGACTGAACAAGACAAGATGAACGGGAAGCAACCGACCTGCAAGGTGGAGAGCCGTCCAGAGGTGCGTGCCGCCTCTTAGGTTGAGGTCGAAGGTGAATGGGCAAACGAACTTGAGTGATGTGTATTGGAGAATGTCGAAATCTCCAGCTTCCGCGAGAATGCCTGCCGGGAGcacttcgtcttcgttccaTGTTGCGTTCTCTCTTGGATAAaggctttctgcttcgccgttGACTTCCCGACGGagttcttcgcttcttctcgccagaGCAACGACTGCAGCCGTCACGGCCTCTGCCGCAACGACTCCTGCCGAGGAggtctgcagctgctgccacagaaaacgaaggcgagCTTCGTCCCTGCCATAGACACAACTGGGAGATCTCTTGCGTCCAGAAGGAGAACTCGGCCGAGaggcctccttctcctctgcctcggtagtcttcgttttcgcgcctttcctctcctccgtttcctctgttccctTCCGCCCTCTACGCTGTCtactcgcttctctctctcgcagggCAGAACGAAGCGCTGGCGACTGAGACGCAGCCACAAGAAAGGGATTCACCATGAGactcgaagaggaagaggaggaggcagcagtagaagaagaggaagaagaggaagaagcagaagaagaggaagaagaggaagaagaagaggaagaagaagaagtttCGTACGGACAGGTGTTTGAGTTAGACAACCCATGCGCGCATTCGCTTCCTCCActgctttccctctctgaagtcttctctctcgctgtcgttGCCTGTTTTGCCACGGCCGCTTCTGCCTGAGATCCGCAAGACTGGCGCGGAGTCtcgttttccctgtctcgTCCGCGTCTCCAATCAACCCACATGTCTCCGGACGGCACCCCCTCCCGCCAGAGGGGGGATCTCTCAGCCTCCTTCCAGTCGCTTGTGTCTgcccgcgtctccttcctcgctcccTGGACTGccgaggagaggcaggaggaCCCAGCTTCGGCGGCTCGCGTGTACAGTCGGGTCGCTGCGAGCAAACAGCTGGTGGGCGCGAGGAAGTCGGCGCGCTCTGCATGCTCGCAAGTCCCCCTGAGGCAGCGCGGCGGCGTCAGGAAGGACAGCTCCGCGGAAAACCACAGCGCAAAGATTTGCCCTCGCCGAGCCGCCAAGTGCATGGCTCCCCACCTGTCGTTGTTCAGCTGGTTGGCGCGAATGCACAGACGAATctcagaagaaagcagagcaGAAAACGACCTGGGGAAGCGAGCGAACGAAGGCAGAAGgtgagcagaagaagaggaagaagaggatgaagacGACCCAGGGACGAcccgagacgagagagaaggcgaggatgCCTGGGCGTATGTGGGTGCTCTTTGGGCGTCCGACCATGCGTTTTCGTTTCGTTTGTTCGCAGCGGACTCAGTGGTGCCGTCCTCGAGAGACATCGCGGGCAGGAGCAGAGGGAGGCTGTGCGCGTCCTTGCCCTCTGCGTTCGgatggcgaagaagaagaagaccgacTTCCACAGCAGCTGGCAGAGGCTCTCCAAGCAGCGCGAGGAAGTGCAACCGAGCTCGAGAGTACtcgctctttgtctctctctcccgagTCCTGGAAGGCGGAGGAGCAGATGGATTCGGACTGCCGGACTCGCCTCCCGAGGAAAACGCTCGCACACAAGAactcgcctcctctcccccgCTACAGCCCACGCTCTTGGGTCTCTcggcctttctctcgcaactcgtctcctcctcatcatttctctccttccctctcgaaCTCGCCGCCTCGACGCGTCTCCGAGTTGGACcgagaaatgaagaagaggaaggcgcggATGAAGGAATGCGAGGAGGACTTGACgtagaaaaggaggagagagcagcgggGCTGGCTCTGCGTCGTTGGGAGCTTCTCAGCGTCTCGAGGACAGCTGGGTCTAGGTCCGGACAGCCTTTgtcgaaaacggagaaaagcaCATGCAACGCAGTGTTTCCGTCCGCGTCGACCGCGGTCGGGTCTGCtcccgcatgcagcagaagcgCACACAAAGAAAAGTCGAACATGACAGTTGCGACATGCAAAGGCGTTCCGTAAGTCCCTGCCCCAGAATTCAAGAGGTGATACGCCGCCAGCACCCGCCGCTGAAACACAGAGAGCTCTCCACTCACAgggcaagaaggagaagcggcagagcaAGGCGGGAGATTGAGACTCGATGACGTGGACCGGTGTTGGGAGACTCCAGGCACTGGatagggaagaagaagaagagtggatCCGAGGGACTCTGGATGAACGGCCGCTCGATTTTTCGCGCTCTTATCGTCGCGCGCCTTTGCCTCCGTTGTCTCCAGACGCGTTGCAACAGCTCGCAGCCGTGCTGCGGCCTCCTCCGCGAGGAGGGCAACGAGGTTGAACTGGTTCTCTTTGACGGCCAGGAAGAGCGGCGAAGCCGCGTCCGCGTCGAGGGCGTTGAAGTCTGCCGGCAGACCCCGCAGCAACGCACGAGCGACGCCTTCATGGCCATCCAAAGCCGCTACATGTAGGCGCGTCCTCCGCATCGCGTCTCGCGCCAGAACGACGTCGGCGGCGAAGGCCTGGGCAATCGAACGCCGGACTTCCaccacacagagagaaaacaggaggGCGGAAACCCCGtgaggcagcgaagaggaaaacgcagccGCGGGGAACAGATGCacaagagacgagagagaggacgagctAGAGGAGGACCaaggcgaggagggagaaggaaaggaggaagacaagCCTGCTGGGCCGTTCAAGGCAGAAAGGAGGTGACGAGCCTtcgcgaggagacgaggcgcAGGGTTCGTCTCTGGACACACCCACTCGGCGACATCcgtggagaagaagtgaaCAAATTCCAGAAAGGAAATGCAACAGGGACATGCggaagagaacggcgagtttgaagaagccgccgaggaaggcgacgaagaagagatcgAGGCTGGAAGGAGGAGGGATGCGGGGGTGCTTGCCAAGTCCGTACCCAGCCAAGGAGCGAGTGGAGCAgcttcttgtctgtctcgcgaggcgagagaggcaacagCGAACAACTCCGTCTCTGTCCGCGTTCCTTCCTCCAAGCTGCTTCTCTCAGCTGTTCCGGCCTGCATGTTTTCCACCATCTGGGCAAATCGAGAGCACGGTTGAGAcccacagagaagcaggcggTCCTCGTGAGGCCTCAAGCCAGAGCCTGAATCGGTTTCCCCTGTCTGCAAGGCAGCGTTTCCAAGGTGCGCATCTGTGGATCTGGCATGCATGCGACTCCCGAGCTCTCCAGATTCGCCAGCTCGTCCACCGTGCTTccccgccgcctccgcctcgcaTGCATCTCCTCCTCCCTGCTTCCGAGCAGAAGGTCGCTCGGCTTCCCCTTCAGCTGCCGCTTCCACTTTCCGAAGCAGCGCCGcagcctgtgcatgcaaccaCGCTTCCAGAGCCCGcagtcgagagaggaactGGCGCATGAGAGAGCCGCGAACGACGCGGGGAAACGGCGGCGAGGTGTATCTGAGCCAGTCGAGCGAGAGCGTTCGGAGACGTGGAAGTCGGTGGAGCCCCAGAGGCAAAAGAGTGAAGACATTGCAGTCTACATGCACCTGAACCAAGTTTTCGAAAAACACTCCAGACGCGTTCGCTCCAGATGGacctggagaagaacagagaaggaacgaaatGTCCCCGAGGAAGTTGCAGTCGACGCGAAGCTTCCGCAGAGGCGAAGctcccttctctgcgcctctttcgtctctccctccctgcttctcgtctctggaCGGCGCATCCctgttcgcttcctctgaaTCTCGAGGCGCGTGCAAGGCGTCTCGGGGTCGCGTTGCTGTCTTGGACTTCTGATCGTCGAGGCGTCTGTTCTCCAGCGCCGCGCTGGGGAAAATGGTTAGGAAATTCGAGCTCAGCGAGAGCTTCTTCAGCGCCGGGAGAGTGAGGACAGCGGACGGCACGGCCGTCAGGACGTTTCCGTCGAGCAGAAGCGTCTCCAGGTGTACGAGGCAGTCGATAGATTCTGGAAGGGCAGCGATGTTGTTTGATCGCAAGTCCAGCACTTGGAGCGACGGcaagagcgaaaagaagccGCCTGCTGGCGCCTCCAAAGGCCTCGCTGCGACGTCGCGCCTCTGGGAGTCCGAGAAAaggcttcgcttctcttcgccgtccGTTGTGCCGCTCTCTGATTCGTCCGCCGCTCGATCTCGATCAGAACGACGCGCGTCGTCCAcctctgcagctgcatgcacgtagAAGTCCGGCGCGAAGTGAGAAACTCCGCAGTCCGAGGCTCGGAGTtcgaggaca from Toxoplasma gondii ME49 chromosome VIIa, whole genome shotgun sequence carries:
- a CDS encoding leucine rich repeat-containing protein (encoded by transcript TGME49_203180), with the protein product MWQRVLQQPSEEGDLGTFTASSDAVSAPVSPSSASRSSAVGEAARPDSKIVSYRDILSSQKSAEESACEARCDRSPPPRVRCVPAVVASQPSGVRTPGQGSAVELSGSGVSVDSKAEGKAFLMSVPSSGRPSSDRRSEEAPGSCGEKLRTLPAVSGDAKTASLPQPPQGEGVTPHSARLRRRKQFLYTKSWDQVQRMAKKDSGGLTTPAASLSVYFPLRLPGKCVSVFSSSSASSVDSETLEKPTVVVSLQKRKRRHEESEEELDVPAEREQLRLAVPSAASLFAERHRSSPERGCGARTPSAEPRGSPRAADESACVLHISRLSPVESTSSLPTSSLPTSLGFQGGCGAAGREGQPPALRGEGCPCLSPELVWGLPLEGLSVLELRASDCGVSHFAPDFYVHAAAEVDDARRSDRDRAADESESGTTDGEEKRSLFSDSQRRDVAARPLEAPAGGFFSLLPSLQVLDLRSNNIAALPESIDCLVHLETLLLDGNVLTAVPSAVLTLPALKKLSLSSNFLTIFPSAALENRRLDDQKSKTATRPRDALHAPRDSEEANRDAPSRDEKQGGRDERGAEKGASPLRKLRVDCNFLGDISFLLCSSPGPSGANASGVFFENLVQVHVDCNVFTLLPLGLHRLPRLRTLSLDWLRYTSPPFPRVVRGSLMRQFLSRLRALEAWLHAQAAALLRKVEAAAEGEAERPSARKQGGGDACEAEAAGKHGGRAGESGELGSRMHARSTDAHLGNAALQTGETDSGSGLRPHEDRLLLCGSQPCSRFAQMVENMQAGTAERSSLEEGTRTETELFAVASLASRDRQEAAPLAPWLGTDLASTPASLLLPASISSSSPSSAASSNSPFSSACPCCISFLEFVHFFSTDVAEWVCPETNPAPRLLAKARHLLSALNGPAGLSSSFPSPSSPWSSSSSSSLSSLVHLFPAAAFSSSLPHGVSALLFSLCVVEVRRSIAQAFAADVVLARDAMRRTRLHVAALDGHEGVARALLRGLPADFNALDADAASPLFLAVKENQFNLVALLAEEAAARLRAVATRLETTEAKARDDKSAKNRAAVHPESLGSTLLLLPYPVPGVSQHRSTSSSLNLPPCSAASPSCPVSGELSVFQRRVLAAYHLLNSGAGTYGTPLHVATVMFDFSLCALLLHAGADPTAVDADGNTALHVLFSVFDKGCPDLDPAVLETLRSSQRRRASPAALSSFSTSSPPRIPSSAPSSSSFLGPTRRRVEAASSRGKERNDEEETSCERKAERPKSVGCSGGEEASSCVRAFSSGGESGSPNPSAPPPSRTRERETKSEYSRARLHFLALLGEPLPAAVEVGLLLLRHPNAEGKDAHSLPLLLPAMSLEDGTTESAANKRNENAWSDAQRAPTYAQASSPSLSSRVVPGSSSSSSSSSSAHLLPSFARFPRSFSALLSSEIRLCIRANQLNNDRWGAMHLAARRGQIFALWFSAELSFLTPPRCLRGTCEHAERADFLAPTSCLLAATRLYTRAAEAGSSCLSSAVQGARKETRADTSDWKEAERSPLWREGVPSGDMWVDWRRGRDRENETPRQSCGSQAEAAVAKQATTAREKTSERESSGGSECAHGLSNSNTCPYETSSSSSSSSSSSSSSASSSSSSSSTAASSSSSSSLMVNPFLVAASQSPALRSALREREASRQRRGRKGTEETEERKGAKTKTTEAEEKEASRPSSPSGRKRSPSCVYGRDEARLRFLWQQLQTSSAGVVAAEAVTAAVVALARRSEELRREVNGEAESLYPRENATWNEDEVLPAGILAEAGDFDILQYTSLKFVCPFTFDLNLRGGTHLWTALHLAAHAGNVKVVQQLLDGGASVSVWNRQGRCCQAVARGQHQQAIDRTLFHQHQADLWRVTHRTARSCFSKRFRLHASHRQEPAVTRSVCWVEPNGSPDPFYPSSFPSSSFPVAASQSPSSFSSPSHAEIQKDSATPLMSPHVLSLSCASDSVSSSSSPFSASVSSSSSASVTSSSPFSASVSSSSSASVPSASSSVSPTFPLPVSVSPTEGGSVGETPAQGAPSLLEDRGSADKEGHYFLLRSSEGDAAAERIDLMDEDEFFGEARLEERPSEGEETATSDPVFSASRQQAKGVRRRESANGGDQTTEFEETHASSFLSTWPGALSPQLVSTIVEEVSRSLSREDAWPGRAKETAEEAAYATECGETRVDVVCEGRNRPAADSVAKADGEERPTQTGEMRGGDAPGQARVTHEETAQPTAGQAVPKLSKDRVHQNKFAELYDPCERLRAPLFDAERRVLEAYSGASLSAAVASSFAAARALSPPISDSLLSPSAFKADLRPWPSSAHSSRPVSSPRSVVLPQSPVSAPVSLSLPVGFVQRASRPLLHSGLDALEAAAVEGPPCRLVSLLSQNLVSLKAAAFLPLFSNCRDMRLGCFLENEAPQRARRGTVRWPYSPAGSPRCTRTPGESASDDRVVEPEDAWDGRIRQERNRTNGRECREMGERGEATRKGRGQERSSTSSCRELSPEGRASGLRTRTVSPSSAPESPCPASAERGSRRSSPSCSSASVAAFSPAFSFASTSRCDSPSFLSSASRESRETPPSSRGVCTPHETLHADLAGVCPACDAPALDHSSDGVLSTQRGRRMERRDRKTIDWEDSECAFCHGGFLHVFRRGSGEPLWRRDSSGCTNEDALPADPLNAEGRNLEIPRKKQTSAEQRAERKQQWDSQGRQTELQEGGSLAVAAPLSFGTGGEAARLLADGSETERGNENVACSQSFRNHSRGTEKGRSNGGAEICADSSSTSRTNGRRSHTPGIASGVRGKVEETEESGRLAVSSEILPSADKVMRIRDASLDRLNGDEEEEREWGLLPEDRTGAISRQRRRRARSRARRADQDACSLLMLAVAHGHEDLAILIFDTLQPREKRCALLMRTPLLHDSLLLLLAKGISPADSLLGLATPSPSLSRRNLLHFLMSLDFRELASISSSSPPPSGRPSEKVSLDPRRLLLRQRNREGVFPLLAACSRGDFHLLSDMLLYCALDSCRCEGRLEIEEPGEAQRGQGKAHTATRRRSQFATVLALLQCVVAAVREGHYPVLLRLLYQPLVSCPSCAVSGHAILCLPFSSPFSSSPSSSASPSSSASPYYHSLTSAFSRVSFSSVEEVEAPERGFSCLSSPVCRGEREAAPGAEDEGDSSALEEQILLLTRLEAIATAVQKADARSLSLLLRSAFLPPPAVLAAGLVLSLLVRRGGRSGEAAKPRQKRRAETVDEERERCGGGEHYGRRRQTMGKEEEPSTGGSASRTQSAQREGRVKAELTLDRDLITRPRSAKHGLRPKSPLRDRRAAVTSLTRSLWSLAARLIGKDNLTDGARRRRGDARGTASGVRTPQGLPTSGENEKTEEGGSRKEVSGEKAFSASSFIEVPALFQETQDEALAMLTLVARRAARTSCSSEDVLLLPLLRTHFAAALSSLSLFPLEEASSSSSPISPFALAVQSPFGWKQSLSRGESSGAPVSPLSKATARVLSEPLLDGLRSGGVTPSEMQAKLHASPSVTRSFSSSLLPVAEAVSQPEEGLVPHDPLFAASSPVSPSSVSSSLACDVPDMSAAVVHREQRGLDGEFSSPSSSSSFSSLFFCAGSSPQFPASAASILGVSTLSSCFLTCSDCGDEVSSEELRSAISSLFRSPSLSRCSFSSFLPLSPRATIRLNDSSLPRSSTLSLADSVEGRAAACFSAASAFSTTPCTLQSSGAHRSPPSSASVSGCSPRASPQSLERGSGKSGGGSGDALGGFRLQRAAPQQWASRCSTQQTELSPSRACIEEVNLLLGAEGAICECCGFFYCSACIVTLEHSPSVPILPDLEAAHRKPLLLLRSSSSSPICELRSGYQPLQKIACKEENDIQTPSKPEMCHGDLVDEVPEPTPPDSSGDSSGESLMTVLETASLEESSDACNAGAREWGREGTRGDRENTGRAGEQDSQSQAVREEAEDLELVDQTGGQIAGLEDRETFLTAAEQASLTSSFPGTQPPGDAERGSVDEKDEERCAAGGDRRREEKGEERNSCAPQSVEFRPAAVASLDWPGQKRGDALDMGGISHTSSPSSSSHVWLRSPGLFGQLAKSSRKYTLSRRSNTSPLRRHTALALQGRTEPPESGVCTADPAGSCKRDSSSVCTARRWGKRGHKSFSSLRSLFPGFRRVQASGTTEQFPSLRQEGEKNAEGVNANGLAPLAPDAGTSRDADSGMECRVETQSLAAKRGLSRDFLPLFPTQDDDTLQESLLTEGACDSPESANSSLFSTAPHRSDSPRMQFADSEKAMQRGDEGSRLSLLASPSANKGRNRVSRLQSLEHQRSRMHASWIQQKQVLAYVPLFRLRRRLDVLRRLATRQRPTLHRAALPIAPASPQNAKTPNIGRRRGRRSQTPGRQPPAGDVDSAVAGLKLCRPCAAFYSIV